The genomic segment AAAGAGGGTCAAGCTGAAATTTtcataggaagaaaaaaaatgaaaaaaaaaaaggtttctaaTAACATACTGAACCACCAACACCGACACATGCCTCTTCACATATAAAAAGACACAATAACATgatataaatgtatttttggATGCTGAAAAGCCTCGCACTCGTTGTTCAAAGTGCATGGATGCTTTCCAAGCCCCTCTTGATGTTGCACAAGCTCCTTACAGTGTTGTACAAgtacctttatatatatatatatatatatatatatatattataaaaaaactctcataactctaattttttattttttattttaaaagaatttttcttatttcaccatgtttttcaattgtttatcatgtcaaatatcaaattaccttctataaaaactaggagaccatgtgaaaaaaattgaatattcttGTAACAAATGTTAAGTATTTTTGGATTGAGGAAGAAAACATCAATAAACTTGCATTATTCCAGTGCAGATAGTTTGGAGCTACGATGTTTCACCAAGGCCAATTACTTTCTTATAATTGTTCCAAAAATTTACAATACAATATAGGTTACATTTGGTATGAAATGCGTGCAAAAGAATATCAGTAATATTTCAACGTATTGTGCAAAGAAAATCGGTTAAACAAAATCTGTCCAGCACTAAATGCTATGACTCATGACAAACAACAGCAGTGCAAGAAGAGTCACCATCTACAACCCACAAACTCAATTCTTGAAGCCGCCTTTGAATCAAATCCAAACTTGTGTCTGTAGACCAATAAACCATTTTCTTCCCAGCCTCCAAAGATGATTGGTTAAAAGCATTGGCATGAATCTGGATGCCAATGCTTGCCTCATCAACCCTGAGAATTCCTGCACCATTCTGTTCCAAGAATTTCACCACAAAGTATACAAAATTTGCGCTCTCTCCCTGTAACGAACCCTTACCTATTGTGGCAGCTACCTTCTTCAGGAGATCAGCCCAAATTTCTTGAGCAGAAGAAGAGCtcctaacaaagaaaaatcccAAGCTCTTCCCAGCACATAGGTCACTGGAAGGATTAATGAACTCTTGAACTTTACTGAGGAAAAGCACGTTTGCATCCACTGTCAAAGAATCATACCCATCTTCTAAACACTTCTTGATTACATAAGCATTCACTAAAACGTTCTTCATCAGCTCTGCACTGGAGTGTTGAAATCCCATTACTCTCTGTGCTCTAAGATAATTGAAAAACTGGTCAGCATCAATCACAGGATGCCCTCTTCTAGCAAGATCAAATAGAAAGTCAGACCCAGGGCCTATCAATACATAGTTCCTTATATTTAGCCTCTCCAAGTGGCAAAGCATGTTCCTCGTGATTGTGCCTGATTCCCCAAATATAGTCACAAGCAGAACACTCCGATCTTTCTGCACAGTCCGAAGAATAGACCCAACTTCATCCAAGGTCCTTCCAATCCTTCCAGAAAGAACTTCTCTAAAGCAGTAATCATACCATTTCAGATTACTCAGTGGTTGCATTTCCAGTAAGTTGAAGTCAAGAGAACTTCCGTCCAATAATTGGGAGTCAGGCCCAGCAGTTTTTCCATAGTTAACACCAGCATCCCTGTGAGAGACACTGAGTGCTCTCTCATGCTGAAAATTTGTGTAGATATTAAAATAACCTCTAGAGTAGATGAATTTAATGAACCAAGGAGTCCAGATTCTTTCTCCCATCCTTTTGTACCACCCATTAGTCACCTGCATGATATCAGATTtagacagagaaaaaaaaatcaaccagcaaacgtgagggggggggggggtgttcaTAAGATTACCATTCCATCAAGAAATGGCTTGATGCCCTTGGACTTGTGCAGATCATACCACAACCTAAACTCTTTCCAAGGTTTCGGAAAGAGAATCTGACCCCAAGTACCAACCAATTGGTACAAGAAAAGACGTGTTTCACTATCcaaatgtattttgtttccaTGTTTACCTGTAACCAGCAACCAGATCGATCAAAACCACTCtccaaaggataaaaaagaaaaatctggcCAAGGGTAAGCAATAGGGTTATAGAATCAACACGATTTTTATAAGAATGCTCAactaagagaagaagaaaattgcaTATTGCACATTCTaccaacaacaaaacaaatgcGTCTTGGTTTAGATGTCATTGTAATTCATAGACATCATACTGGAATCAGCGAAAAAACTTAGCTTGGAAATGTATGGATCAGCTTGCTTCACATATGCTTATGCAATTGCAgatacaaatttaatttttttaaagctcGCATTCGATCAACATAAATTTCAGCCATAAGCAAAATATTGAAAAGATTTCAGCCTAGCAATTAACTCACTATCCCCCAAAgttcatttttaacataatgcAAGGCCTTGCACACTAGTTCTAAAGCAACGAGCATCACTACATCACCATAAAATCcgataaaacaaacaaaaaaactataagcCCCaacattaaacattaaaacttccagtctaacaaatcaaaaaagacatgaaacagAAGAAAATAGTACCTGGGACAAACCTTGGACGCTGAAGTGAAGCGCCATAAACAGAAGGACTAAAATTCGACGCATTGTAATAGTAATTATCAATCAAACCCCtcacaaatttataaaacagCGGTGAAACTTCCAAATCATCCTCCACAATAAACGCAAATTCATGATCTGAACTTGGCCACCAAGCTTCTAGCCATTGAGCTTGCAACCCAACATTATTAGTCCTATAATGCACCACTTTGTTTCCAAATTTCCAATCAAACCCATCAATAAAGTTCAACACTTTTCGCGATTCCTCAAGCTTTTTATCTATAACGTTGAGGGATTCATTGGTGAGAGCAAAGTGGTCGACGTGGATGTGGAGATGGACAGTGTCTCCGCCGTAGTTGGCGGCGGAGAGGGAGTTAAGGCACCTGGAGAGCGAGTCTAGGCGGTTAAAGGCAAGAACTTTGATTAGGAACGTGAAATCTTGAGGAGTGAATTGGGGATTTGGGGTCTTGATTAAGGTGTTGATTGGGATGAAATCAGGGTTAGGGATGGGGTGAGTGGATTGGTGGAGGGAGAACAGGATGACGGCACCAATGGAGGTGAGAATGATGGGAAGAAGTAAGTGTCTTGGTGGGCCTACCATTTGCTATGCTTTTAAGATTTGAGATTGAGGGAAGGAAGGGGCATTGTAGGGGTTTACTGAGGGTTTTTCAGTTTCCGTGTTTGAGATGTTCAGACGTGAAGAAGTGAGGGAGACAGAGATCTCAAGTTTGCAGACCTTGCAGTTGATGGTTCTTTGGACTGGGAGCCAGGAAGGGGAGGGGGTGGTGCTAAGATGGACTGGGGGACGATTGTGAAGCCCAATGCGAATATATTTGGATGTAGGAGTCCAAATAAGTGCAGAACTAGACTGTTCTTGATCTGGGTTTTGAGATTTTGGCAAGAACGAATTGGCCCAGATGGAGATAAGATTCATTGTGCTGCACGTCATGTAATGCCCAATTGAATTCTGTGAAAGTAAATATGAAGATTCAAAGGAATCTTTGGACTTTGGATGCCATCTTCTGAGGTATTTTTACCACCATCCTGAGGGGCCTAGCTGTTTTCTACATTGGATTTTTTCGAACAAGCATAGATCCTACTCTTCTAATTTTAtctctcttgattttcttcattgctTTTGACCACAACATATTCGAAAATAATCTGGGATCCAGTATTCTCAGGGCCagattataattgattttgtcTCTCTTAAATTTATTCATTGACCTCGCATTCATACCTTGTTATTCACTATGTACTTGTTAGAACCGCCAAAGAGGATACAGCCGAAATATGGGGTATTTAATGAATGGGGTTGCTTGTCTTTGCTATGCAAAGAAAATCAAGATAGATAATAAATGTTAAGAGCATCCCATGCCAGATGCTATTTTAAAAtggtaaattgataaaatactgttttaaatgatataaatatagttttttattatatatatatatatatatattctaatgaaaaaaactatttgaaaaacaaattatattataatggaataaataagtgttttttttatttttaatggttttcgtgttattttttttcatatagctatatttaattggtttatttttttgttggcttCACTTtgctaattttaacttttttaaaagatatgtaGAGTTAgcatttgtgaaaaaaaaatattttaacattttatttagtttcttcAAGGGCACAAATAGGGCACAAATAGATCTATGGAGTTGtgtatgttatttttcatatgttttctAGGATAACAATTGGTTGAAAAGAAGGTgtttattccaaaaaaattaaaggagagtTTTTGCCCGGTTTTTTGCTCATTGGACTGTCGAAAATTAGATAAGAAAACAACACGTTGTCCGTCTCAATAAATAAtgagttgtttattttttttaaaaaaataaaaataaataacatattatttgtttttttaattaaaaaaaaaacaaagacaaacatATGGACCATCTCCAGGGCCATGCCCACCTCGCTTGCTATTAGGGGGCATGTGTTTTGCTCAACCCTTTCATATTCTAGTTGCGGTTTTAAAAACACAGATATTTGATTAACATTATTAtgagataaatttttatatattaaataaaaaaacaaatattttatggaTAATAAACATAttctagtttttaaaaaattaaagtttaaatgcaattatatgtgtattaaaaaaaaagcaaacaaattgaaaccaaacaattttttttagatggaCAAAAACAGAAGTTATTATAATACTAAACGGTAGCGTATACAGCTTTTGGTCAACTAGCAGAAAGAGAAAGGACGGTCCCTTCGAGAATTACTGCCTCCATGCTTCCACAAAAAACAACATCATCTCAACAGGCAACGAACTCTCCTTCTCTTGTGTTTGTTATGACTTGTGACAGACATCAAGGATCAAGAGACACTAAGGTGTAGGGCCCACCATGGAAGGATTTTAGTCTTCTCAGCATGATGACATCCACAAGCATGatggaaatattttttcaaatcgtTTCAGATTAAAGTATTTCTTtctggatttaatatttttatttcataacacCCACAagcatttaatttgattttttaataaaatatttttttaaatcatgaagTCTCATACTAATCCATACATAAATAACCTAATTAAAGTTCAATAAAGACTAATCTGGAAACCATTGTCTATCTTGAATTCATATTCAAGCCAAAGCGgtacttaattgaaaaaagaataaaaataaaaataaaaaacagcagTAGCAACTAACAAAGTCATAAGGGcggctttttctttcttttttagtttttacttcTTCCtcgatttgcttttttttcaaaaaaaagcaaaggcTACCGCAACCCCTACTCTGCATCTTCCATTAAATTCTTTGAAGAATTATCATCCTGTCTCTCTATTAATGAACAGTCaaattctctaaaaaaattcaatcttggCTTGCTCAAGTTGCATCTGATCCAAGAATCTCAAAAACCCATCTCTTATTTCTCATTTATCTGCTTTCCTTTTCACGTATCTTCGTGATCTGTAAGTCCTCAAGTTTCTCCCTTTATGTCTCCATTCTTAACTTTTCTTCAACCCCAAAAGATACTAGAGAGCTAGGGTTTCATTTTCATGCTCTCTAACTCTTTTCCTTGACTTCTTAGCAGTACTATTGTGTGTGCTTTGTTGTTTCAGTCTTTGCCTCTTTTAAGGTACTTTTTGGTCTTTGTTTAGAGTTGTTTCTGCTGTTTTTTGATCACTTTTAAAGCTTATTATAGTTGAaggttttccttttgtttcatgGGTGATTGTagaaattattatcattattttttaatgtttagcttctaactatttttttttaatgttatatcAGCTCTGTTTGTTGATATTAACTgtctgtttggttgctgagaaagaCTTATGAAAATAggacaaaattaaataagagaatttcttgtttttttcgcGTTGGAAGTTTTTGTTCTCTTAGCTAATGAGTAATTGTAAATCTTACATTTGTTTTAAGAGAGTAAAAAGGTTGCTTGTTTTCCCCTCTGATTAATACTGATTGAGTTAGTTTCGGTTGGTAAGCACTGAcccacatttttctttttcgttgAGAAGTCTTTTTACCATGATTGTCTGGTTTATTCCAATTCTGTTGATATTACTTATTTGATTGTCCAACAGGTTCGTTAGATTGAGACAATGACTAGGGTAACCCGTGATTTTGGAGATACTATGCAAAAAGATGCTGTCCTAGCTGTATCAGCAGATGTTGCATTTGCTTCTAGTCGGTTTCCTAATTACAAAATTGGAGCTACCAATCAGATTCTGGATGCAAAAGATGACCCCAAAGTATTGTCTATGAAGGAGGCTGTGGCACGCGAGACTGCTTTGCTTTTGGAACAGCAGAAACGCCTCTCTGTCCGTGACCTTGCCAGTAAATTTGAAAAGGGATTGGCTGCTGCTGCTAAGTTGTCAGAAGAGGTTGTGTTTCTTTTAAATTGTATCCAgcattttgtgtttctttttggaaacttgatttgatttctttagGTGGATTATTGAAGCTAATTTTCTAATAACTTGACCTCCTGAATTGTATGTTAGTTTACCCATTTGGTTCCTGAGAAATTAATCATGCCAACTGGCAGTATTATATCCAGCTTTTTGATTCATGGTCTTATCtacttgttttttcttgtcaaCTGAATGGAACATCAATTAATTGTGGAAAAAGTTGGAAGTCTGTTGTTTGTTTCATTTCAGTGGTTGTTTTTCTCCATTTCTCAGGCTTTAAGACTTTGGAATTATTAATTTCTGAAGAGAGCGGGTGATATAGGAATCAAATGATAAGCTTTTCATCTTTGGATCACAGGCTAGGCTCAGAGAGGCTGCTTCATTAGAGAAACATGTCCTATTGAAGAAGCTTAGGGATGCGCTAGAATCATTAAAAGGACGTGTGGCAGGTAGAAACAAGGATGACGTGGAGGAAGCTATTGCCATGGTTGGTGTTACTTCACTGCTTCTTTTATCAAACTTCTtccaaaaaaatgattttatgtGCTACTCAATGAGTTGGTTGTTACTGCCATGTCATTACTTAAAAACACTCATGTGGAAGATGAATTATGGTCACGTCTTCTAGGTGGAAGCTTTAGCGGTTCAGCTGACTCAGAGGGAAGGAGAGTTGATTCAAGAAAAAGCAGAAGTAAAGAAGCTAGCAAATTTTCTTAAGCAGGTAATCTTGTCTTTGAAAGAATTTGGCATATTTTTCTCAAGCCAGTAAATGCCATCCAACAAGTTCtctattctttcctttttcaatTTGAGATAACAATAAGGAATTTTTTTGCCTCATTATCTAGTGCTTGCATCGACTTGTAGGCTTCAGAAGATGCCAAGAAACTTGTCGATGAGGAAAGAGCTTATGCTCGTGCTGAAATTGAGAGTGCCAGAGCGACAGTTCAGAGGGTGGAAGAAGCTCTGCAAGAACATGAACGAATGTCTCGAGCTTTGGGGAAGCAGGTTTGTATTAATTATTAGTTATTACAGCTTCAATAGGAGTTCTGAAGGTGTCCCTTTTTACGTTGACAGTAGATAGATATCCtcttttcatatttcaataCTTCTGGTACTAGCCATTGAGTTAGTACTTGGctgcttttgaaattaaagaGGACAGTTGGACATACTTTTCATGTTCATTTAGGGCCCATGTTCAAGTTGGAATGCATTATTTTGCTGcatgcttttctttcttcttatttcttaacaaaaatatGTTTGTGTGGCATATTAGGACTTGGAAGAATTAATGAAGGAGGTTCAAGAGGCTAGAAGGATCAAAATGCTGCATCAGCCAAGCAAGGTGTGTGCTGGATCTTTGGTGaaaatttctttcttgatgGAACATTCTAGTCACCAAATTAATTTGCTTCACTTTTTATGTAATTCGGTGAAGTTTCTTCTAACATAGTTGAGGCTCATTAGTGGCTTCTCCAGAGTTTATCTATTTCTCTAAGCCTATCATGAGTCTATAACTGCATTTCAAACTGATActcaacaatcataattcttgAATTGCTTTCAGATACATGTATATGTCCATTTTCAGGACCAAGTTCTTGGAAGTTAGAACTATCAACGTCCCCTTGTGTTTCCTTGAAATGTAGTTCGCTTctgcaataaaaattaaatatgcagACTTTTTGGATGGGCTTGGGCCATGTTTTGAGTTATCCAATAAATTCAAGGGAAATTGAGATTCTAGGATTATGATTTTATACTTCTCTGGAATGCTTATGATGACCTATAGCTTTCAGAAATTTCAAATTTGTGGACGCACATTCATTTATTGATCGCAAGTGAATTGGACTTATTTTTGTAGGTTATGGACATGGAACATGAGCTACGAGCATTGAGGATACAACTTGCTGAGAAGTCTAAATGTTCTCTGCAGCTTCAGAAGGaggtattgttgttgttgttaagaTATTATGTGTTGGCCAGAAATAGATCTTGCAGCATCTTCTCTTAAGTTCTCACTTCACTGCATGTTTTAATATGCTTTGCTGTTGCTACTTTTCCACCATTATCCAATcttagaattttcttttatcatttgacTTGTATAGTTTACCTCTCCCTAATTGTCATTTTAGTCATTTGTTTCCCAGCCAATAGGTTGTTAAGTTCTCCGATTTCagaattttgtttaaaatcttCAAGAAAGTAGAAGTATCTGAAAATTTGGGGCAATACGTTTAAGTTGTTAGTTTTCATAATTCAAGCATTTAAAAGTCTTTGAATGGTTCAGGATCTGGTTTAAGCTCTGATGAATGTTATATGCTTTTGTCAGAGTGACTCAATGGCTAGAGGAAATTCTTTATGCACGCTTCCTTCTAAAAACATTTCTTGTGATATTTGGTTATGGTCTCTTGTATTTGACTCTCAGTTG from the Populus nigra chromosome 1, ddPopNigr1.1, whole genome shotgun sequence genome contains:
- the LOC133691950 gene encoding uncharacterized protein LOC133691950, which codes for MVGPPRHLLLPIILTSIGAVILFSLHQSTHPIPNPDFIPINTLIKTPNPQFTPQDFTFLIKVLAFNRLDSLSRCLNSLSAANYGGDTVHLHIHVDHFALTNESLNVIDKKLEESRKVLNFIDGFDWKFGNKVVHYRTNNVGLQAQWLEAWWPSSDHEFAFIVEDDLEVSPLFYKFVRGLIDNYYYNASNFSPSVYGASLQRPRFVPGKHGNKIHLDSETRLFLYQLVGTWGQILFPKPWKEFRLWYDLHKSKGIKPFLDGMVTNGWYKRMGERIWTPWFIKFIYSRGYFNIYTNFQHERALSVSHRDAGVNYGKTAGPDSQLLDGSSLDFNLLEMQPLSNLKWYDYCFREVLSGRIGRTLDEVGSILRTVQKDRSVLLVTIFGESGTITRNMLCHLERLNIRNYVLIGPGSDFLFDLARRGHPVIDADQFFNYLRAQRVMGFQHSSAELMKNVLVNAYVIKKCLEDGYDSLTVDANVLFLSKVQEFINPSSDLCAGKSLGFFFVRSSSSAQEIWADLLKKVAATIGKGSLQGESANFVYFVVKFLEQNGAGILRVDEASIGIQIHANAFNQSSLEAGKKMVYWSTDTSLDLIQRRLQELSLWVVDGDSSCTAVVCHES
- the LOC133676210 gene encoding stomatal closure-related actin-binding protein 1-like isoform X1; amino-acid sequence: MTRVTRDFGDTMQKDAVLAVSADVAFASSRFPNYKIGATNQILDAKDDPKVLSMKEAVARETALLLEQQKRLSVRDLASKFEKGLAAAAKLSEEARLREAASLEKHVLLKKLRDALESLKGRVAGRNKDDVEEAIAMVEALAVQLTQREGELIQEKAEVKKLANFLKQASEDAKKLVDEERAYARAEIESARATVQRVEEALQEHERMSRALGKQDLEELMKEVQEARRIKMLHQPSKVMDMEHELRALRIQLAEKSKCSLQLQKELARSRRGEQSIFHLFELDGSEALGSCLRINPCSDNAPELSECSIQWYRLSSEDVKKALISGATKPVYAPEPFDVGRVLQAEIISDGQQFTLTTTCAIDPAAGLGSYVEALVRKHDVEFNVVVTQMNGLDHTSESIHVLHVGKMRMKLRKGKSTIAKEYYSTSMQLCGVRGGGNAAAQALFWQAKKGVSFVLAFESARERNAAIMLARRFAFDCNIMLAGPDDRAPLGS
- the LOC133676210 gene encoding stomatal closure-related actin-binding protein 1-like isoform X2, giving the protein MTRVTRDFGDTMQKDAVLAVSADVAFASSRFPNYKIGATNQILDAKDDPKVLSMKEAVARETALLLEQQKRLSVRDLASKFEKGLAAAAKLSEEARLREAASLEKHVLLKKLRDALESLKGRVAGRNKDDVEEAIAMVEALAVQLTQREGELIQEKAEVKKLANFLKQASEDAKKLVDEERAYARAEIESARATVQRVEEALQEHERMSRALGKQDLEELMKEVQEARRIKMLHQPSKVMDMEHELRALRIQLAEKSKCSLQLQKELARSRRGEQSIFHLFELDGSEALGSCLRINPCSDNAPELSECSIQWYRLSSEDVKKALISGATKPVYAPEPFDVGRVLQAEIISDGQQFTLTTTCAIDPAAGLGSYVEALVRKHDVEFNVVVTQMNGLDHTSESIHVLHVGKMRMKLRKGKSTIAKEYYSTSMQDRHMHTHLICA